TCTTGATGCCATCCATGTTCCACAGCGAGTTCCACCCCGGTCTTACTGGTGAAGATACAATACTCCGCCTGACGAGGCCGCTGCCCGGTCGGACAGATGGTTAGCATCGGATCTGCGACGGGTGAGACACCCAGTGATTGAAGACACTGGACAGCCTCGTCAATACGAGTATCATCAGGCCGGAGGGCAGCCACCTTCGGCTTCGACATAGTAGCTAGTCAAACACTGACCGCCTTGGGTGTATCGAGAATCACGCGGTCGATTCCGAGTTCTTCAAACCCCTTGTCAAGGTATTCAATCGTATGAACAACGACGACCCTCACAACCAGGTCGTCCCTGGGAGTGACGAGGAACTTCGCACCCCGGATGTTCGCGGCTACGACTTCCGATTTTATCATAGGCTTTAGCCATATTTGACGCTGTATCTAGTACCCAAACGCTAGGAGATTCGATGTGCGTCGGCACGGCCTCCGTCACAGGGCGGCACGAAACATGACGATGGCTCCGACGCCGGTGACCAGCGCAAGCAGGATGTTCTCGGTCTTCCACGCGACGGCGGCGACGACACCGCCAGCGAGCCACTCTGGCGGACCGCCACTGGCCAGTTCCGGACCGAGAACGGCGACGATGATGGCACCGGGCAGCACCTCCAGACTAGCCTCGACTCGGTCGCTAATCTCGACGTGTGTAAGCAACCACAGTCCGCCACCCTTCGTGAGATAGGTGACAACGGACATGGCGGCGATGACAGCGACCACGACCGGGTCGAGTGTGAACATATCAGCCACGGCGAATCACCTCCACGATAGCAGCCGCGCCGCCGCCTGCGATGACATGCCACTGCCCGGACAGTACCTGGGCGGTGACTAGTGCCGTCACCAACGCTACCGCCCACGGGACCACCGTTGACGACCCGTCCCACAGCTCAACCGCGAGCGCGATAAACGTCGCGGCGAGGATAAAGTCCAGTCCGAACATGGCAGGGTCGTCTATCACGCCTCCGACAGCGACGCCCACGACTGACGAAACGACCCAGAACACCCACATCGCTAGTCCACTTCCGAGTAGAAACGCGCCGCGCCGACTCCCAGACGTGAGATCGCGGATCGTTAGCGCCCAGTTCTCATCGGCCATGAAGAACAGACTGAGGTAGGACCGTGTCGCGGACAGGTGTCGAAACCAGGGTCGCAGGGCCGCTCCCATCAACGAATACCGAAGATTTACTGCGAAGACCGCGAGCACGATCGTCGCCGCCGGAATAGGGTCTGACCATAATTCGACGGCAATAATCTGTGACGCACCGGCGAGGACGGTTGCGCTCATCAACGCCGTCTCCGCGACGGTCAGTCCAGCACGATCTGCGAGAACGCCGAATGCGATTCCATAGCCGGCAACGCCGAGCGCGACCGGGACGCAAGTGACAAATCC
This sequence is a window from Halopiger aswanensis. Protein-coding genes within it:
- a CDS encoding AzlC family ABC transporter permease yields the protein MTSNKQPNTEESGVELVPDEPDELADDAADEVTFNWDGIRTGFVTCVPVALGVAGYGIAFGVLADRAGLTVAETALMSATVLAGASQIIAVELWSDPIPAATIVLAVFAVNLRYSLMGAALRPWFRHLSATRSYLSLFFMADENWALTIRDLTSGSRRGAFLLGSGLAMWVFWVVSSVVGVAVGGVIDDPAMFGLDFILAATFIALAVELWDGSSTVVPWAVALVTALVTAQVLSGQWHVIAGGGAAAIVEVIRRG
- a CDS encoding AzlD family protein, which encodes MFTLDPVVVAVIAAMSVVTYLTKGGGLWLLTHVEISDRVEASLEVLPGAIIVAVLGPELASGGPPEWLAGGVVAAVAWKTENILLALVTGVGAIVMFRAAL